Proteins co-encoded in one Salarias fasciatus chromosome 4, fSalaFa1.1, whole genome shotgun sequence genomic window:
- the alkbh7 gene encoding alpha-ketoglutarate-dependent dioxygenase alkB homolog 7, mitochondrial has translation MKLLLSVLKQVNKPSAHGSLRLSSCAGSGLSPLRDEPLILGSSPELVGGLGSQVEVKPAFITEEEEAALLRELEPGLRKKRYEFDHWDDAIHGYRETERLSWGEACEEIFIRVRSVAFREGSRLLGPVHVLDLDKRGYIKPHIDSVKFCGSTIAGLSLLSDSIMRLVKEDAANEWLDLLLPRRSLYILRDQARYNFTHEILKDEDSVFNGQRVPRQRRISVICRNLPG, from the exons ATGAAACTGTTGCTGAGTGTTTTGAAGCAGGTGAACAAACCCTCCGCGCACGGCAGCCTCCGTCTGAGCTCCTGCGCCGGCAGCGGCCTGTCCCCGCTGCGGGATGAGCCTCTCATCCTGGGGTCCAGCCCGGAGCTGGTGGGGGGGCTCGGCTCTCAGGTGGAGGTGAAGCCGGCCTTCatcaccgaggaggaggaggctgctctCCTGAGAGAGCTGGAGCCCGGCCTGAGGAAGAAAAGATACGAGTTTGACCACTGGGACGAT GCGATTCACGGATACCGAGAAACTGAGCGATTGAGCTGGGGCGAAGCATGCGAGGAGATCTTCATTCGTGTCCGATCTGTAGCATTCAGAGAGGGGAGTCGTCTCCTTGGCCCTGTTCACGTCCTGGATTTGGACAAGAGGGGCTACATCAAACCCCACATTGACAGTGTAAAG TTCTGCGGCAGCACCATCGCCGGATTGAGTCTTTTATCAGACAGCATCATGAGGTTAGTTAAAGAGGACGCTGCCAATGAGtggctggacctgctgctgcctcGACGCTCCCTATACATACTGAG GGACCAGGCCAGATATAACTTCACCCATGAGATCCTGAAGGATGAGGATTCTGTGTTCAACGGACAGAGAGTGCCCCGGCAGCGCCGTATCTCGGTCATCTGCCGTAACCTTCCAGGATAG